One region of Bactrocera neohumeralis isolate Rockhampton chromosome 5, APGP_CSIRO_Bneo_wtdbg2-racon-allhic-juicebox.fasta_v2, whole genome shotgun sequence genomic DNA includes:
- the LOC126759121 gene encoding 39S ribosomal protein S30, mitochondrial, translating to MLSLGIRWETCRKLQILCTSPCLTSRLQSTVATSTKASNARDNTEYTDEPIYPEIKDLSFKARKLRDTKSWHEEIRKVPTVEEKLIKINMPRYYGFKVVDLSDSKVPYNCLPAMQHYTRTIYEDVKIKDPLQETAQTVDKKLEVYIESIKSDIQEGIEYVNDYFSNAYPDAANMEPQERENIFARLIVEQVNRTLINVLSSDFLHLQESEIDYSPRHEAFWSVGGINPPKNVVKSKKGRKWQKEMANNPYDRLMQYSGKPFLAIRHRNQLTPWKNESESTNIELAKTIPRFNYDPRTLGYVCSHQHLTNIPGFWPGSGNIFGSISYQSRAFLQIRPDTYGVEDFKEALHAHAIQSSYSWLLAQASYNGFNTFNDLTYPMNTQTIVTNGRDWSFYEYQLNTLLVHSHHVDDNPKVNFCRGTAEMKLYGEINSSGKVVDFNEDVLRYLIRFYINAPEIHRSASERQPYLGSDVKYIADYENAEKREFLERVFKDLMSNRPRHLAIPEIYLWEKIYKIDNKTRVMEPKRRFFELGINPWLRTLDQHQKEYIPRALRPEGPKSKKKWKETFYP from the exons ATGTTAAGTTTAGGTATAAGATGGGAAACCTGTAGGAAACTACAGATACTTTGTACATCACCTTGTCTTACATCTCGGTTACAGTCAACAGTAGCAACATCGACCAAAGCAAGCAATGCACGCGATAATACCGAGTATACTGATGAGCCAATTTATCCCGAAATAAAAGATTTATCATTTAAAGCACGCAAACTGCGTGACACTAAGAGTTGGCATGAGGAAATACGTAAAGTACCGACCGTGGAAGAGAAGTTAATCAAGATTAACATGCCTCGTTATTATGGATTCAAAGTAGTAGATTTGAGTGACTCGAAAGTGCCATACAACTGTTTGCCTGCCATGCAGCACTACACTCGCACTATTTACGAAGATGTTAAGATTAAAGATCCTTTACAAGAAACCGCACAAACAGTTGATAAAAAATTGGAAGTATATATTGAATCAATTAAATCTGATATACAAGAAGGAATAGAATATGTAAACGATTATTTTAG TAATGCATATCCAGATGCAGCGAATATGGAACCACAGGAAAGGGAAAATATATTCGCCCGACTTATTGTTGAACAAGTGAATCGAACACTAATTAATGTATTGTCAAGTGATTTTCTTCATCTCCAAGAATCGGAAATTGATTACAGTCCAAGACACGAAGCTTTTTGGTCAGTGGGTGGTATAAATCCTCCAAAAAACGTTGTGAAGAGTAAAAAGGGTCGTAAATGGCAAAAAGAAATGGCAAACAATCCTTATGACCGCCTCATGCAATATTCAGGAAAGCCTTTTCTTGCAATAAGACATCGGAACCAACTCACTCCATGGAAAAACGAGTCGGAATCAACAAATATCGAATTGGCGAAAACTATACCACGTTTTAACTATGATCCACGTACCCTAGGATATGTCTGTAGTCATCAACACCTAACAAATATTCCAG GGTTCTGGCCTGGCAGTGGAAATATTTTTGGGAGCATTTCTTATCAGTCACGAGCTTTTCTTCAAATAAGACCAGATACATACGGAGTTGAAGATTTCAAAGAGGCTTTACACGCTCATGCAATTCAAAGTAGCTATTCTTGGTTATTAGCACAAGCTAGTTACAACGGATTTAATACTTTTAACGATCTTACGTATCCAATGAATACACAAACCATTGTAACAAATGGACGTGATTGGTCATTTTACGAATACCAATTAAATACGTTACTTGTACATTCACATCATGTAGATGATAATCCGAAAGTTAATTTTTGCCGAGGAACTGCCGAGATGAAACTCTATGGTGAAATAAATAGTTCTGGTAAAGTTGTTGATTTTAACGAGGATGTCTTGCGATATCTTATACGCTTTTATATAAATGCACCGGAGATCCATAGATCTGCAAGCGAAAGGCAACCCTATTTGGGATCAGATGTAAAGTATATAGCTGACTATGAAAATGCGGAAAAGCGCGAATTTTTAGAACGTGTATTTAAAGATTTAATGTCCAATCGACCTCGACATTTAGCTATCCCTGAAATCTATCTTTGGGAAAAgatttataaaattgataacaAAACGAGAGTCATGGAGCCAAAACGTCGCTTCTTTGAGTTAGGCATAAATCCATGGTTGAGAACATTGGATCAACATCAAAAGGAGTACATACCAAGAGCATTGCGACCAGAAGGCCCAAAGAGTAAAAAGAAGTGGAAGGAGACTTTTTATCCCTGA